Proteins from a genomic interval of Rubinisphaera italica:
- a CDS encoding glycosyltransferase: MKILFLSSIFPDVQNPSRGTFNYETCCALKRAGADVRVISPQAWTEVMKSRTPAEPTEGLVRHQIPVEYPTYWYPPKIMRSQYGRFYWKSIQKSLEKVLTNWDPDFILSYWAHPDGDAGLRLAEAINKPCGVIIGGSDVLILPKESGRRKPIVRVLQNSDLVLTVSQGLANVVESFDVPGERVVPVYQGVDLEHFKPADKEQARAWLGMDPSRPLLLWVGRMVGVKNLDMLIAAAEMKANRGDDFVLCLAGDGPLRGHVEQMIQRKDLEGIVSLVGSVGHQDLPTWYQAADITLLCSHSEGLPNVFRESLACGTPFVSTDVGSISEIANPKYSMLVDSGDVGAFVHAIDQVLQGPHQENAEQAPVRSWDDMAEEILELAESLPDSHGVSDSVSVTSDID, translated from the coding sequence ATGAAAATTCTTTTTCTCAGTTCGATATTTCCGGATGTCCAGAATCCATCGCGGGGAACATTTAATTACGAAACCTGTTGTGCACTCAAACGAGCAGGTGCGGATGTTCGTGTGATTTCGCCTCAAGCCTGGACCGAGGTGATGAAATCGCGAACGCCAGCAGAGCCAACCGAGGGATTGGTGCGTCACCAGATCCCAGTTGAATATCCAACCTACTGGTATCCTCCAAAAATCATGCGTTCTCAGTATGGTCGGTTTTACTGGAAGTCGATTCAGAAATCGCTCGAAAAAGTGCTCACCAACTGGGATCCCGATTTTATTCTTTCGTACTGGGCTCATCCCGATGGTGATGCGGGCTTGCGACTGGCTGAGGCCATCAACAAACCGTGCGGTGTGATCATCGGTGGGTCTGATGTCCTCATCCTTCCCAAAGAGAGTGGACGTCGAAAGCCGATTGTTCGCGTCTTGCAAAACTCTGATCTTGTGTTGACTGTGAGTCAGGGATTGGCCAATGTCGTCGAAAGCTTTGATGTGCCTGGCGAGCGGGTTGTGCCCGTTTATCAGGGTGTCGATCTTGAACATTTCAAACCAGCCGACAAAGAACAGGCGCGGGCCTGGCTGGGCATGGATCCATCTCGTCCACTCCTGTTGTGGGTCGGTCGGATGGTTGGTGTAAAAAATCTGGACATGCTGATCGCTGCTGCGGAAATGAAGGCGAATCGAGGGGACGATTTTGTTTTGTGCCTCGCTGGAGATGGGCCTTTGCGTGGACATGTCGAACAGATGATTCAGCGGAAAGATCTTGAAGGAATTGTTTCGCTGGTCGGCTCGGTGGGGCATCAGGATTTACCGACCTGGTACCAAGCTGCTGATATCACTCTGTTATGCAGTCATTCTGAAGGGTTGCCGAATGTGTTTCGAGAATCCCTCGCTTGCGGCACACCGTTTGTCAGTACCGATGTTGGTAGCATTTCGGAGATAGCGAATCCAAAATATTCGATGCTCGTCGACTCGGGCGATGTCGGCGCATTTGTGCATGCTATTGACCAGGTTCTTCAGGGACCACATCAGGAGAATGCCGAACAAGCCCCTGTTCGATCCTGGGATGATATGGCTGAGGAAATTCTTGAACTTGCAGAGTCATTGCCCGATTCGCATGGAGTCTCAGACTCCGTTTCAGTGACTTCAGACATTGACTGA